In Vibrio sp. 10N, the following proteins share a genomic window:
- a CDS encoding DHH family phosphoesterase, which translates to MHYDVFNGDADGILALLQLRLAQPKTAILISGIKRDIALLQRVPVDQASSVTVLDISMDKNQAALNELLDHHVAVTYIDHHKASAIPDSPHLDAHIDLDANTCTALIVDQQLQGKFRLWAIAAAYGDNMLASAESLASDLGLSREQREALKELGTLVNYNGYGESLDDLHFDPVDLYQKLLAYHDPFDCLSDPSSPYYLLKAAFEQDEKALSAAQTRHESARLKVVLLPDSAAARRMSGTWINRLANESPNQAHVSLVPRTDASGEACYTVSVRAPLNNKQGAGEICSQFATGGGREAAGGINGLPESEIARLIEVTEARYS; encoded by the coding sequence GTGCATTATGACGTATTTAACGGCGATGCCGATGGCATATTAGCCCTACTGCAATTGCGTTTAGCGCAGCCCAAAACCGCGATACTCATCTCCGGTATCAAGCGTGATATCGCCTTACTTCAGCGTGTGCCCGTTGATCAAGCAAGCTCAGTGACAGTGCTGGATATCTCCATGGATAAGAACCAAGCCGCGCTTAATGAGCTTTTGGATCATCATGTTGCTGTTACCTATATCGATCACCATAAAGCCTCCGCGATTCCTGATAGCCCTCATCTTGATGCCCATATCGACCTCGATGCCAACACCTGTACCGCCTTAATTGTTGACCAGCAGTTGCAAGGGAAGTTTAGGCTTTGGGCAATCGCGGCCGCCTATGGTGACAATATGCTCGCGAGCGCCGAGAGCTTGGCTTCTGACCTAGGACTTAGCCGTGAGCAGCGCGAGGCACTTAAAGAGCTGGGCACCTTAGTCAATTATAACGGCTATGGTGAGAGCTTAGATGACCTGCATTTTGACCCGGTTGACCTGTATCAGAAGCTTTTGGCCTACCATGATCCTTTTGATTGTTTAAGTGATCCGAGCTCACCTTATTACTTGCTGAAAGCGGCATTTGAACAAGATGAGAAAGCGTTGAGTGCGGCGCAAACTCGTCATGAATCCGCGCGACTTAAAGTGGTATTACTTCCAGATAGTGCTGCTGCGAGGCGAATGTCGGGAACTTGGATCAATCGGCTTGCCAATGAATCCCCGAATCAAGCGCATGTTTCTTTGGTGCCTAGAACGGATGCGAGTGGTGAAGCTTGTTATACCGTCTCGGTTAGAGCACCACTGAATAATAAGCAAGGGGCAGGGGAGATCTGCAGTCAATTTGCGACCGGTGGCGGGCGTGAAGCGGCGGGTGGAATTAATGGTCTGCCAGAGAGCGAGATCGCCAGACTTATTGAAGTCACGGAAGCACGCTACTCATGA
- a CDS encoding murein hydrolase activator EnvC family protein: protein MKPNKFRLFTSRTSVLPRLSALVICLGLALPSAHSFANQNELTGVKSEISRQQKSLSAQQKELDNLQKSLREQEIGISNVEKEIKATTQALAQANKNLDGFHKQVEALTKQKKQQQDVLAQLVQTYYVTKQNNSASGVLSTDPDQDRISQYYQHLAKARAQTLKELADTELKLAESERALELERNQIAQLLEQQKAKRDALAKNRSSRQSTVAKIRRSISSDKNYLAELQRNETRLKSEIAKAAKRNQVPMDGLGRQKGRLPWPVKGKVLHNFGTKQTGQVNWKGMVIAANYGTSVKSVYSGTVVFADYLRGYGLVVLLDHGKGDMTLYGYNQTLLKKEGDKVAAGETIALAGDTGGQDTSSLYFEIRRNSKVQNPKSWLKRL from the coding sequence ATGAAACCAAACAAATTTAGGCTTTTTACCTCTCGTACATCAGTATTGCCCCGTTTGTCGGCACTGGTGATATGTTTAGGGCTGGCGCTGCCAAGTGCGCATAGTTTTGCCAACCAAAACGAACTCACTGGCGTTAAAAGTGAAATAAGCCGACAGCAAAAGTCGCTCTCTGCGCAGCAAAAAGAACTCGATAACCTGCAAAAGTCGCTGCGTGAGCAAGAGATTGGCATTTCTAATGTCGAGAAAGAGATAAAAGCCACGACACAAGCGCTCGCTCAAGCCAACAAAAACCTCGATGGCTTCCATAAGCAAGTCGAAGCACTCACCAAGCAGAAAAAGCAGCAACAAGACGTTCTTGCTCAATTGGTACAGACCTATTACGTCACCAAGCAGAACAATTCCGCCTCTGGCGTGCTGAGCACCGACCCAGACCAAGATCGCATTAGTCAGTACTATCAGCATTTAGCGAAAGCACGGGCACAAACCCTAAAAGAGCTCGCGGACACTGAACTAAAACTGGCCGAAAGCGAGCGAGCCCTTGAGCTTGAGCGCAATCAGATCGCCCAGTTACTTGAGCAGCAGAAAGCGAAGCGCGATGCGCTGGCGAAAAATCGCAGCAGTCGACAAAGTACCGTTGCGAAGATCCGCCGCAGTATTTCCAGCGATAAGAACTATCTCGCCGAACTACAGCGCAATGAAACTCGCCTTAAATCTGAAATCGCCAAAGCAGCGAAGCGCAATCAAGTTCCGATGGATGGCCTTGGTCGTCAGAAAGGACGTTTGCCGTGGCCGGTTAAAGGCAAAGTGCTGCACAACTTCGGCACCAAGCAAACGGGACAGGTTAATTGGAAGGGAATGGTCATTGCGGCCAACTATGGCACATCGGTGAAATCCGTTTATTCTGGTACTGTGGTGTTTGCCGATTACCTGCGTGGCTACGGGCTAGTCGTGTTGCTTGACCATGGTAAAGGTGACATGACCCTATACGGCTACAACCAAACTCTACTGAAAAAAGAAGGCGATAAAGTCGCGGCTGGGGAAACCATCGCCCTGGCCGGAGATACTGGCGGCCAAGACACCTCGTCGCTCTACTTCGAAATCCGCCGCAACAGTAAAGTACAAAACCCGAAGAGCTGGTTAAAACGCTTATAG
- the gpmM gene encoding 2,3-bisphosphoglycerate-independent phosphoglycerate mutase, giving the protein MSAKKPMALVILDGWGYREDNASNAINNAKTPVMDGLWANNPRTLISASGMDVGLPDGQMGNSEVGHTNIGAGRVVYQDLTRITKSIADGEFAQNEALVAAIDKAVAAGKAVHLMGLMSPGGVHSHEDHIYAAVKMAAERGAEKIYLHCFLDGRDTPPRSAEGSLKRFDELFAELGKGRVASLIGRYYAMDRDNNWDRVQVAYDLLTQGKAEFTYDNAVAGLEAAYAREENDEFVKATAIKAEGQEDAAIQDGDAVIFMNYRADRARQITRTFVPEFDGFERAVFPAIDFVMLTQYAADIPLSIAFPPASLENTYGEWLSKEGKTQLRISETEKYAHVTFFFNGGVENEFDGEERQLVASPKVATYDLQPEMSSEELTEKMVAAIKSGKYDTIICNYPNADMVGHTGVYEAAEQAIEALDASVGQVVDAIKEVGGQMLITADHGNAEMMVDPVTGGTHTAHTNLPVPLIYVGDKTVEFKEGGKLSDLAPTMLAMTDMEIPAEMSGEVLVK; this is encoded by the coding sequence ATGTCAGCTAAGAAGCCAATGGCTCTAGTGATTCTTGACGGTTGGGGTTACCGTGAAGACAACGCAAGCAACGCAATCAACAACGCAAAAACTCCAGTAATGGATGGCTTGTGGGCAAACAACCCACGTACTCTTATTTCGGCTTCTGGTATGGACGTGGGTCTACCAGACGGTCAAATGGGTAACTCAGAAGTAGGTCACACCAACATCGGCGCAGGTCGTGTGGTATACCAAGACCTAACTCGCATCACTAAATCAATCGCTGACGGTGAGTTCGCTCAGAACGAAGCGCTTGTTGCTGCTATCGACAAAGCAGTTGCTGCAGGTAAAGCGGTTCACCTAATGGGTCTTATGTCTCCAGGTGGTGTTCACTCTCACGAAGACCACATCTACGCAGCTGTGAAAATGGCAGCAGAGCGTGGCGCTGAGAAAATCTACCTACACTGCTTCCTAGACGGCCGTGATACACCGCCCCGTAGCGCTGAAGGTTCACTAAAGCGTTTCGACGAGCTATTTGCTGAGCTTGGCAAAGGCCGCGTAGCGTCTCTAATCGGTCGTTACTACGCAATGGATCGTGATAACAACTGGGATCGCGTACAAGTTGCTTACGACCTACTGACTCAAGGCAAAGCAGAGTTCACTTACGACAATGCAGTAGCAGGCCTTGAAGCCGCTTACGCTCGTGAAGAGAACGACGAGTTCGTTAAAGCAACGGCTATCAAAGCAGAAGGTCAAGAAGACGCAGCGATCCAAGATGGCGATGCAGTTATCTTCATGAACTACCGTGCTGACCGTGCACGTCAAATCACTCGTACTTTCGTGCCTGAGTTTGATGGCTTCGAGCGCGCAGTATTCCCAGCGATCGACTTCGTCATGCTAACGCAATACGCAGCTGACATCCCGCTTTCTATCGCTTTCCCACCAGCGTCTCTAGAGAACACATACGGTGAGTGGCTATCTAAAGAAGGTAAAACTCAGCTACGTATCTCTGAAACAGAGAAATACGCACACGTGACTTTCTTCTTCAACGGTGGTGTTGAGAACGAATTTGACGGTGAAGAGCGTCAGCTCGTTGCTTCTCCAAAAGTTGCGACTTACGACCTACAACCAGAAATGAGCTCAGAAGAGCTAACAGAGAAGATGGTTGCGGCTATCAAGTCTGGTAAATACGACACTATCATCTGTAACTATCCAAACGCAGACATGGTTGGTCACACAGGTGTTTACGAAGCCGCTGAGCAAGCTATCGAAGCTCTTGATGCAAGCGTTGGCCAAGTAGTAGACGCTATCAAAGAAGTTGGCGGTCAAATGCTGATCACAGCTGACCACGGTAACGCAGAGATGATGGTAGACCCAGTGACTGGCGGTACGCATACTGCTCACACTAACCTACCAGTACCTCTAATCTACGTTGGTGACAAAACGGTTGAGTTCAAAGAAGGCGGTAAACTGTCTGACCTTGCACCAACTATGCTTGCCATGACTGACATGGAAATCCCAGCAGAAATGTCTGGTGAGGTTCTTGTTAAGTAA
- a CDS encoding rhodanese-like domain-containing protein, which translates to MQEYLEFFQQNMIMALVWVALFVALIANIFKSANAAYKEVSAAQVTHMMNRENGIVVDIRSKDEFKRGHITDALHVLPSDIKAGSFGSLENHKSDPIIVVCKTGQTAQESANLLAKAGFEKVYLLKNGLVAWSEANLPLIKGKK; encoded by the coding sequence ATGCAAGAGTATTTAGAATTTTTCCAACAGAACATGATCATGGCGCTAGTGTGGGTTGCACTATTTGTTGCTCTGATCGCTAACATCTTTAAATCAGCGAATGCCGCATACAAAGAAGTGTCTGCAGCACAAGTGACTCACATGATGAACCGCGAGAACGGCATCGTGGTAGACATTCGTTCAAAAGACGAATTCAAGCGTGGTCATATTACTGACGCACTTCACGTTTTGCCATCTGATATCAAAGCGGGTTCTTTCGGTAGCCTTGAAAACCACAAATCAGACCCAATCATTGTGGTATGTAAGACTGGTCAAACGGCGCAAGAGAGCGCGAACTTGCTTGCAAAAGCAGGGTTTGAAAAAGTTTACTTGCTGAAAAATGGTCTAGTGGCTTGGAGCGAAGCAAACCTTCCGCTGATCAAAGGCAAGAAGTAA
- the secB gene encoding protein-export chaperone SecB codes for MAEAAPQEAQQNFAIQRIFLKDVSFEAPNSPDMFQKDWNPDVKLDLDTQSRELGQGVYEVVLRLTVTVKNAEETAFLCEVQQGGIFTAEQMEAGQLAHCLGAFCPNILFPYARETISSLTMKGTFPQLNLAPVNFDALFMNYLQQQAQQEGQAEA; via the coding sequence ATGGCTGAAGCAGCTCCACAAGAAGCACAACAAAACTTCGCAATCCAACGCATCTTTCTAAAAGACGTATCGTTTGAGGCGCCAAACTCGCCAGATATGTTCCAAAAAGATTGGAACCCAGATGTTAAGCTAGATCTTGACACTCAAAGCCGTGAACTAGGTCAAGGCGTATACGAAGTCGTTCTTCGCCTGACAGTGACAGTGAAAAACGCAGAAGAGACAGCATTCCTTTGTGAAGTACAACAAGGTGGTATCTTCACTGCTGAGCAAATGGAAGCAGGTCAACTTGCACACTGCCTAGGTGCATTCTGCCCGAACATCCTATTCCCGTACGCTCGTGAAACTATCTCAAGCCTAACGATGAAAGGTACGTTCCCACAACTGAACCTAGCGCCAGTTAACTTTGACGCACTGTTCATGAACTACCTACAGCAGCAAGCTCAGCAAGAAGGTCAAGCGGAAGCTTAA
- the gpsA gene encoding NAD(P)H-dependent glycerol-3-phosphate dehydrogenase, whose protein sequence is MNNAYGKEIAMTVLGAGSYGTSLAISLARNGANVVIWGHDPQHMAKLEADRANHEFLPGIDFPESLIVESDLNKAVQASRDLLVVVPSHVFGIVLNSVKPHLRDDSRICWATKGLEPETGRLLKDVAHDIIGEEYPLAVLSGPTFAKELAAGLPTAIAVASPDAQFVADLQEKIHCSKTFRVYANDDFTGMQLGGAVKNVIAIGAGMSDGIGFGANARTALITRGLAEMTRLGAALGAKQDTFMGMAGLGDLVLTCTDNQSRNRRFGLALGEGKDVDTAQTEIGQVVEGYRNTKEVWLLSQRMGVEMPIVDQIYQVLYQGKDARLAAQDLLARDKKAEQQ, encoded by the coding sequence ATGAATAACGCATATGGAAAAGAAATCGCAATGACTGTATTGGGCGCAGGCTCGTACGGCACGTCTTTGGCGATTTCGCTTGCGAGAAACGGCGCGAATGTGGTGATTTGGGGACACGATCCTCAGCACATGGCGAAGCTAGAAGCGGATCGTGCTAACCACGAGTTCCTACCGGGCATTGATTTTCCGGAGTCTCTGATTGTTGAATCCGACCTCAACAAAGCGGTACAAGCGAGCCGTGATTTGCTGGTCGTGGTACCAAGCCACGTATTTGGTATCGTTTTGAACAGTGTCAAACCACACTTGAGAGATGACAGCCGCATTTGTTGGGCAACCAAAGGACTAGAGCCAGAAACAGGTCGTCTGCTAAAAGATGTCGCTCACGACATCATTGGTGAAGAGTACCCGCTAGCGGTATTGTCCGGTCCAACGTTTGCTAAAGAGCTGGCGGCTGGTCTGCCAACGGCGATCGCCGTTGCCTCTCCAGATGCGCAATTTGTGGCGGATCTACAAGAGAAGATCCACTGCAGCAAAACCTTCCGCGTATATGCCAACGATGACTTCACTGGCATGCAGCTTGGTGGTGCGGTGAAGAATGTTATCGCCATTGGTGCTGGTATGTCTGATGGCATCGGCTTTGGTGCCAATGCCCGTACGGCTCTTATCACTCGTGGCCTTGCGGAAATGACCCGTCTTGGCGCTGCACTAGGTGCGAAGCAAGATACCTTTATGGGTATGGCAGGGCTGGGTGATTTAGTACTGACCTGTACTGACAACCAATCACGTAACCGCCGTTTTGGCCTTGCTTTGGGTGAAGGTAAAGACGTTGATACCGCGCAAACTGAAATCGGTCAGGTGGTAGAGGGCTATCGCAACACCAAAGAGGTGTGGCTACTGTCGCAGCGGATGGGTGTGGAGATGCCAATTGTTGACCAAATCTATCAAGTATTGTATCAAGGGAAAGATGCGCGTTTAGCCGCGCAAGACCTCCTTGCAAGGGACAAGAAAGCCGAGCAGCAATAA
- the cysE gene encoding serine O-acetyltransferase, whose protein sequence is MKHCEKQNVWECIVREAREQAEQEPMLASFYHATIINHESFGAALSYILANKLKTASMPAMAVREVVEQAFNADPTITDAAACDICATVNRDPAVSLYSMPLLYLKGYHALQGYRVANWLWSQGRNALATYLQNQISVACQVDIHPAARIGKGIMLDHATGIVIGETAVVENDVSILQNVTLGGTGKECGDRHPKIREGVMIGAGAKILGNIEVGKGAKIGSCSVVLQPVPPHTTAAGVPAKIVGKPKTDMPSLDMDQQFNGKSQTFMGGDGI, encoded by the coding sequence ATGAAACACTGTGAAAAACAAAATGTCTGGGAGTGCATTGTCAGAGAAGCCCGAGAGCAGGCCGAGCAAGAGCCGATGCTGGCGAGTTTCTATCATGCCACCATTATTAACCACGAAAGCTTTGGTGCAGCGCTGAGCTATATCCTTGCCAATAAGCTAAAGACGGCCTCTATGCCTGCTATGGCAGTGCGTGAAGTGGTGGAGCAAGCGTTTAACGCTGACCCTACCATTACCGATGCGGCGGCGTGTGACATTTGTGCTACGGTGAATCGAGATCCTGCGGTGTCTCTGTATTCAATGCCACTGCTGTACTTGAAGGGCTATCATGCTCTGCAAGGGTATCGAGTCGCCAACTGGCTGTGGTCGCAAGGCCGTAATGCGTTAGCCACTTATCTACAAAACCAGATTTCGGTCGCGTGTCAGGTGGACATCCACCCGGCTGCCCGTATCGGTAAAGGCATCATGCTCGACCATGCGACGGGTATTGTTATCGGTGAAACGGCCGTGGTGGAGAATGATGTCTCCATCCTACAGAACGTAACACTAGGCGGTACCGGTAAAGAATGCGGTGACCGACATCCGAAGATCCGTGAAGGGGTTATGATTGGCGCGGGAGCTAAGATCCTCGGTAATATCGAGGTGGGTAAAGGTGCCAAGATTGGTTCTTGCTCTGTGGTACTGCAGCCTGTACCTCCGCATACCACGGCAGCGGGCGTTCCTGCGAAGATCGTCGGTAAGCCGAAAACGGATATGCCATCTCTGGACATGGACCAGCAGTTTAATGGCAAGTCACAGACCTTTATGGGTGGTGACGGCATCTAA
- a CDS encoding MATE family efflux transporter: MQDKHGLLSAPISTVLRNMTVPMVFGMVAILAFNLVDTFFISLLGTEALAAISFTFPVTFGVNCITMGIGMGLSTNIGRLLGQGSTQHAARFSTHGLLLAVVLVILASTLGLYTIEPLFKLLGASDEIILLIREYMVIWYFTVPLLVIPMAGNSAIRATGDTKTPAKIMMLSGFINGLLDPLLIFGIGPFPELGIQGAAIASGIAWLGALTGSLYVLTKREKLLGQLKPSQLWQDWMAILRIGTPSGLSTAMSPISGAILMKMLSVHGTAAVAAYGAAQRVESILILVLISLSSALTPFMSQNFGAKQPERSFAGLFLSMRFSLVFQLLVFVMMVPLSIPISALFSQEQAVRDILWHYLLVVPFSYGFQGIIMMLGSGMNALHEPNKAFMWSAMRLFVFTLPAAALGSLLYGVEGMFVGVALGNVIGGVLAYLYALTVRRKHLPSTEDTHR, translated from the coding sequence ATGCAAGACAAACACGGCCTGCTGTCCGCGCCGATATCCACTGTGCTTCGAAATATGACCGTGCCTATGGTCTTTGGTATGGTCGCAATCCTGGCATTCAACCTTGTTGATACTTTCTTTATTTCTCTGCTCGGTACTGAGGCACTCGCGGCCATCAGTTTCACCTTTCCGGTGACCTTTGGTGTCAACTGCATCACCATGGGCATCGGTATGGGGCTCTCCACTAACATTGGCCGCTTGTTAGGGCAAGGTAGTACCCAACACGCGGCGCGTTTCTCTACGCATGGCTTGCTGCTTGCTGTCGTATTGGTGATATTGGCATCAACTTTGGGCTTATACACCATTGAGCCGCTATTTAAGCTACTGGGTGCCAGTGACGAGATCATTCTACTTATTCGTGAATACATGGTGATTTGGTACTTTACCGTGCCGCTACTGGTGATCCCTATGGCGGGAAACAGTGCTATCCGCGCCACCGGAGATACTAAAACACCGGCAAAGATCATGATGCTGTCTGGCTTCATTAATGGTTTGCTCGACCCGCTTCTGATCTTTGGTATTGGTCCGTTTCCAGAACTCGGCATTCAAGGTGCTGCGATTGCGAGTGGTATTGCTTGGTTAGGTGCGCTGACAGGCTCCTTGTACGTGCTTACCAAACGAGAAAAACTCCTGGGTCAGCTCAAACCATCTCAGCTTTGGCAAGACTGGATGGCCATCTTACGTATCGGAACGCCTTCAGGGCTCTCCACCGCTATGTCGCCGATATCGGGAGCAATCCTGATGAAAATGCTCTCGGTACACGGAACCGCTGCCGTGGCAGCCTATGGCGCAGCTCAGCGTGTTGAGTCGATTCTTATCTTAGTGCTGATTTCTTTGAGCTCTGCACTCACCCCATTCATGTCGCAAAATTTTGGTGCCAAGCAGCCAGAGCGCAGTTTTGCCGGCCTGTTCCTTAGCATGCGATTTTCGCTGGTATTTCAACTGCTGGTGTTTGTGATGATGGTGCCCCTCAGCATTCCTATTTCAGCGCTGTTCTCGCAAGAACAGGCGGTACGAGATATCCTTTGGCACTATCTGCTGGTCGTGCCATTTAGTTACGGCTTTCAAGGCATCATCATGATGCTGGGCAGTGGCATGAATGCCCTCCATGAGCCGAATAAGGCCTTCATGTGGAGCGCGATGAGGTTGTTTGTTTTTACCTTGCCAGCGGCGGCATTAGGTAGCCTGTTGTATGGCGTCGAAGGAATGTTTGTCGGCGTGGCTCTAGGTAATGTTATTGGCGGCGTCCTCGCTTATCTTTATGCCTTAACGGTAAGACGCAAACATCTACCATCAACGGAAGATACACATCGGTAA
- a CDS encoding co-chaperone GroES, producing the protein MNIRPLHDRVIVERQEVESKSAGGIVLTGSAAEKSTRGTVLAVGKGRILENGSVQPLDVKVGDTVIFAEGYGTKTEKIDGKEVLIMSENDIMAIVE; encoded by the coding sequence ATGAATATCCGTCCTCTACACGACCGAGTTATCGTTGAGCGCCAAGAAGTTGAATCTAAATCTGCTGGTGGCATCGTTCTAACTGGTTCTGCGGCAGAAAAATCGACACGTGGTACAGTTCTGGCTGTGGGCAAAGGCCGCATCCTAGAAAACGGTTCTGTACAGCCGCTAGACGTGAAAGTGGGTGACACGGTGATCTTTGCTGAAGGCTACGGCACTAAGACAGAAAAGATCGACGGTAAAGAAGTTCTGATCATGTCTGAAAATGACATCATGGCTATCGTTGAATAA
- the groL gene encoding chaperonin GroEL (60 kDa chaperone family; promotes refolding of misfolded polypeptides especially under stressful conditions; forms two stacked rings of heptamers to form a barrel-shaped 14mer; ends can be capped by GroES; misfolded proteins enter the barrel where they are refolded when GroES binds), translating to MAAKDVKFGNDARVKMLEGVNVLADAVKVTLGPKGRNVVLDKSFGAPTITKDGVSVAREIELEDKFQNMGAQMVKEVASQANDAAGDGTTTATVLAQAIVNEGLKAVAAGMNPMDLKRGIDKAVIAAVEELKALSVPCEDTKAIAQVGTISANSDESVGNIIAEAMEKVGRDGVITVEEGQALQDELDVVEGMQFDRGYLSPYFINNQEAGSVDLESPFILLIDKKVSNIRELLPTLEAVAKASRPLLIIAEDVEGEALATLVVNNMRGIVKVAAVKAPGFGDRRKSMLQDIAVLTAGTVISEEVGLDLEKVTLEDLGQAKRVSITKENTTIIDGVGEEAMIQGRVAQIRQQIEEATSDYDKEKLQERVAKLAGGVAVIKVGAATEVEMKEKKDRVEDALHATRAAVEEGVVAGGGVALIRAASKVAGLEGANEEQNVGIRVALRAMEAPIRQITANAGDEESVVANNVKAGEGSYGYNAATGEYGDMIAMGILDPTKVTRSALQFAASVAGLMITTEAMVTDVPQKDAPAMPDMGGMGGMPGMM from the coding sequence ATGGCTGCTAAAGACGTTAAGTTTGGTAACGACGCACGAGTTAAAATGCTAGAAGGTGTAAACGTTCTGGCTGATGCAGTAAAAGTAACACTAGGCCCTAAAGGCCGTAACGTAGTTCTAGACAAATCTTTCGGTGCACCAACTATCACTAAAGATGGTGTATCTGTAGCGCGCGAAATCGAACTTGAAGACAAGTTCCAAAACATGGGCGCACAAATGGTTAAAGAAGTTGCCTCTCAAGCGAACGATGCTGCAGGTGACGGTACAACAACCGCAACAGTTCTAGCGCAAGCTATCGTAAACGAAGGCCTAAAAGCCGTTGCTGCTGGCATGAACCCAATGGATCTTAAGCGCGGCATCGACAAAGCTGTCATCGCTGCAGTTGAAGAGCTAAAAGCCCTGTCTGTTCCTTGTGAAGACACCAAAGCGATTGCTCAGGTTGGTACTATCTCTGCAAACTCTGATGAGAGCGTAGGTAACATCATTGCTGAAGCGATGGAAAAAGTAGGTCGTGATGGAGTTATCACGGTTGAAGAAGGTCAGGCTCTACAAGACGAGCTAGACGTGGTTGAAGGTATGCAGTTTGACCGCGGTTACCTATCGCCTTACTTCATCAACAACCAAGAAGCGGGTTCTGTTGATCTAGAAAGCCCATTCATCCTACTTATCGACAAGAAAGTATCGAACATCCGTGAGCTACTTCCTACTCTAGAAGCGGTTGCTAAAGCATCTCGTCCACTGCTTATCATTGCAGAAGACGTAGAAGGTGAAGCTCTAGCAACGCTAGTTGTGAACAACATGCGCGGCATCGTGAAAGTGGCTGCTGTTAAAGCGCCTGGTTTCGGTGACCGTCGTAAGTCTATGCTTCAAGATATCGCTGTCCTAACTGCTGGTACTGTGATTTCAGAAGAAGTAGGTCTAGACCTTGAGAAAGTAACGCTAGAAGACCTAGGTCAAGCGAAGCGCGTTTCTATCACTAAAGAAAACACGACTATCATCGATGGCGTGGGTGAAGAAGCGATGATTCAAGGCCGCGTTGCTCAAATTCGTCAACAAATCGAAGAAGCGACGTCTGACTACGATAAAGAGAAACTTCAAGAGCGCGTAGCTAAGCTAGCTGGCGGTGTTGCGGTAATCAAAGTTGGCGCAGCAACTGAAGTTGAAATGAAAGAGAAGAAAGACCGCGTTGAAGATGCACTACACGCAACTCGCGCAGCAGTTGAAGAAGGCGTAGTAGCAGGCGGTGGTGTTGCACTTATCCGCGCAGCGTCAAAAGTTGCAGGTCTTGAAGGTGCTAACGAAGAGCAAAATGTGGGTATCCGCGTTGCACTTCGCGCAATGGAAGCACCAATTCGTCAAATCACTGCGAACGCAGGTGATGAAGAGTCTGTGGTTGCAAACAACGTGAAAGCAGGCGAAGGCAGCTACGGCTACAACGCAGCAACAGGTGAGTACGGCGACATGATCGCAATGGGTATCCTAGATCCAACTAAAGTAACTCGCTCTGCACTTCAGTTTGCGGCATCAGTTGCAGGTCTTATGATCACAACAGAAGCGATGGTGACTGACGTACCTCAGAAAGACGCGCCAGCAATGCCTGATATGGGCGGCATGGGCGGTATGCCAGGTATGATGTAA
- a CDS encoding VC2662 family protein, protein MKKAVAVLAVAAAMASPLALAESTPVMFSSLNGFNAPDANAVGGVRLAVLHGQVAEVKGVDFSLIGMSETQRTTGVNFGLFFGASKVTQEMKGASLGIFNWNTGKTTGVNLAAVNVTNDVKGLNWSAVNYSEGYTMADIGIASFSNKSNFQLGLFNKTNTIDGVQIGLINCADNGFFKCFPIINFAK, encoded by the coding sequence ATGAAAAAGGCAGTAGCAGTACTAGCAGTGGCAGCAGCAATGGCATCACCATTGGCGCTTGCAGAGAGCACGCCAGTGATGTTCTCATCACTAAACGGTTTCAATGCACCTGATGCAAACGCAGTCGGCGGTGTTCGTCTAGCGGTCCTTCACGGTCAAGTGGCAGAAGTGAAGGGTGTCGACTTTTCTCTTATCGGTATGTCGGAAACTCAGCGCACAACAGGTGTGAACTTTGGTCTGTTCTTTGGTGCTTCTAAAGTAACTCAAGAAATGAAAGGTGCTTCTCTAGGTATCTTCAACTGGAACACAGGTAAAACCACGGGTGTGAACCTTGCAGCAGTGAACGTGACCAACGATGTGAAAGGTTTGAACTGGAGTGCGGTGAACTATTCTGAAGGTTACACCATGGCAGACATTGGTATTGCGAGCTTCTCAAACAAATCTAACTTCCAGCTTGGTCTATTTAACAAGACTAACACTATTGATGGTGTGCAAATTGGTCTAATCAACTGTGCTGACAACGGCTTCTTCAAGTGCTTCCCAATCATCAACTTTGCGAAGTAA